The Thermoproteota archaeon genomic sequence TCCATAATCAAGCATGAGCTTCGTGTGGATGGTTCCCTGCCTTCCAGTAATGCCCTGAACTAGCACCTTCATGCCCTCGCGTACCAGTATCGCCATCCGATCACCGGGTCCAATCGGCGGTGTAATGATTAAAATTATCGATGGAAGGATTGCCCTATGAGGTTGCTCGAGTACGAGTCAAAGGAGGCGCTCGCTTCAAAAGGAGTGCCAATCCCCCAAGGTGAAGTCGCCAGAACTCCAGAGGAGGCTGCCGTTATAACTGAGAAGCTAGGTGGTAGGGCTGTTTTGAAGATTCAGATCCCCCATGGGCAGAGAGGGAAGGCTGGAGGGATAAAGGTAGTCAGCTCACCGGAGGAGGCTAGGCAGGTAGCCAGAGAGCTGCTCTCCAAGACATTCTACGGTTACAAGCCTGAGTCCTTGCTGGTGGAGGAGCCCATAAAGGTCAAGACCGAGATATACGTGGGCGCGATCGCCGACAGAAATGCGAGGAGCATGACCTTCATCTCCACCCCCTATGGGGGGATGGAGGTCGAGGAGATCGCTGCGGAACATCCTGAGTCAATAGAAAAGAGGTCCGTCCATCCCCTGCTCGGGATGGTTCCCTACATCGCCAGGGCTTTGGCCAAGAACGCCTCCATGAATGTGCCTGACAAGCTGAGGGAGATCCAGAAAGTTGTTATGGCTTTATGGGAGGTCGCTAGGGACTACGATGCCATGATGCTCGAGATAAACCCTCTAGCGGTCACGGAGGACGGCAGGTTATTGGCCCTAGATGCTAGGATAGAGGTGGATGACAACGCCCTGTTCAGGCACAAGGAGTTCGAGAAGCGATACTATGCGGTGGGCAATCCTAGGGAAGCGGAGGCAAAGAGGAAGGGAATAGCTTATGTGGAGCTCGAGGGTAACGTGGGCACGATGGCCAACGGAGCAGGTCTGGCGATGGCCACCATGGACCTAGTCTACACCTTCGGAGGGAAGCCTGCCAACTTCTGTGATGTAGGAGGGGGCGCCTCAGCTGACAGGGTTGCTGAGGCTCTGGAGCTTGTGGTGAGCAATCCCAACGTGAAGGTGGTCCTGATAAACACGCTATGCGGAATAACCAGTTGCGTGGATGTGGCTGAGGGTGTGAGGAAGGTTCACGAGAAGGGCCTCCTCAAAGTGCCCGTGGTGGTCAGGATGTCCGGTAACAGGGCTGAGGAGGGCAAAAGCATCCTGTCGGAGCTCGGAGTAAAGGCGACGGAGAAGGCCGTGGAGGCAGTGAAGCACGCCATCGAGCTGGCCAAGTGAGGGAACTTTTTTATATCCCTCTAATCCCTAGTAGGTGATGGGGCCCGTAGCTCAGAATGGTAGAGCGCCCGGCTCTTAACCGGGAGGTCGGGGGTTCGAAGCCCCCCGGGCCCGCCATCTGTTTCCTTCTGTAGTCCGTAGCCTCTTACGATCATCGATCTTGATTGCCTAGAAATCGATACTCCCCGTGAGGTTCACATTTTGATGACACCCTAGCTCACACCTCAACGATTTGGTGTGTTTGAAGAAATGGGTAAAGCATTGGTTTTGGAGTTATAATGAGTGAAATGTGGTAGCCCCGCCCGGATTCGAACCGGGGTCTCCGGGTCCAGAGCCCGGCGTGCTTGGCCGCTACACCACGGGGCTCCGGAGTGATCATCGTCGTGATAAGTTCATAAGCTTTGCGGTGGAGTCCCCGCGGTCCCTAGAAAGACTGACTACCTCACCGCTTTACTGACGATTTATTTTATGTGTATTTGGCATGGATATGTAACTTCTTTGAGCATTTAGGATGGAGGTATCCAGCTGATGGAGCATCTAATGACAGGACCCCATCATCTGATCAAGAGGCATGGCCGGGGGGACGGCGATCAGGGGCTCTCCTTTAATGTTAGCGTTCCTGATAAGGTTCTAGGGGATCAGTTGAGCGATCGGCTCTATTTCGTGGATCTAGCAGGTTAGGCTCTAGAGGTCCTCTCCTTGAGGGATCTCACCTTCTCCTCTACGTTGCCGCCCTCCTCTATGTGAGTTCCCACCACCACTATGTCGGCGCCCGCCCTAACCCTCTCCTCCACCTGGTCGGGGGACCTCAATCCCCCTCCCACTATCATCCCGAGTCCCGTCTTCGCTCGAACTGCGGCCACCATCTCGACTGGAACTGGCTCCTCAGCACCGCTACCCGCCTCGAGATACACCCACCTCATGCCCAACAACTCAGCCGCCATGGCGTAGGTCAGCGCTATCTCCGGCTTCTTCCTAGGAATGGGATTTACCCACCCAACCCATCCCGCGGCGCTAGTGTGTCCGGGTTCGACTACGAGGTATGCGGTGGGCATGACCTCTATTCCCAGCCCCCTAACGACCGGCGCCGCTAAAGCTTGGGCTTGGATTATCCAGTAGGGGTTGGACGAGTTTAGGAGGGACATGAAGAGTATCGCGTCAGCGTAGGGAGAGACCCCGTCCACGTTACCGGGGAAGAGTATTACAGGGAGATCGGATCCCTCCTTGGCTCCCAGTATGGTATCGTTGAGCCCGAAGGCTGCGCCAACAGAGCCACCAACGAATATTAGATCAGCCCCACCTCTCTCAGCTTGGGAGGCTATTTGACGCGCCTGATCCCTCGTGAGGTTTGCGGGATCCAGTAGCACGGCGAGAAGGGCCTCCTTCCTCGATCTCTCCCTTATCCTCTCCTCTATGGACATCTCTCTTTGGGAGAGATGAGACAATATAAGGAGGGGTGTTAGTCATCTGCTCCAAGTTCGGCCAACCTAGCCAGCCTAGTGGACAGATCTTTGAGCCTCTTCTTACTATCCTTATCCAGCTCCATGTGCTCCAGCTCGGAGACTATGCTATTCAAGTAGTCCAACAATCTATGGCGACTCTCCCCAATCAGACCACGTAGCGGAAAGCCCTGTAGGGGAGTCACCCTGGAGTAGAGCTTCGGACCCAAGTAGCACCTCTTTTTCCTCCACTTGCTACCCTCCTTGTATATGTGAACCGCGTAGAAGTACACCTGCTTGGATCCCTTGACTGTCCTCCTCTCGATGTAGCTGTAGGGCTGACCGCAGCGTGGACATATCTTCTCGCTCATTACCCACAAATTTATGGGTAAAAATATAACCTTTGCCCCCCTAAATTTATGGGGGGCTGGAGGCGAGTGACCCGATGAAGAGAGGGATCAGGATACTCGCCGTGGACGATGCACCCTTCAATAAATGGTCGGATGAGAAAGCATTCCTCGTCGGACTTCTCTTCAGGGAGTTGACTCTTGAGGTGGCCTTGAGGGAGATCGTGAGCGTCGATGGCGATGACTCGACCTCAGCCCTTGTCAGGATGGTGAGGCATCCAAAGGTAAGAGAGGAGGTGAAGGTGGTCTTCACTCACGGGACGACGTTCGCGGGCCTCAACCTGCTCGATATGCGATCCTTCTATGAGGAGACCGGCGTGCCGGTGATAGCCGTCACCTCAAAGGAACCTACTGATGAGATAAGGGATGCGCTCCGGGCCGCAAAGCAGGAATGGAAGGACGAGATTCTAGAGAGGAACCCGCCCTATAAGGCGCTCGAGACCCCACATGGAACCTGCTACTACTCCCACCTTGGATTGGGAAGGGATGAGGTTGAAGAGTTGCTGAGGAGGTACTCCATAGAGTCCAAGCTACCTGAGCAGCTTAGGGTGACTGACCTAGTGGCGAGGCTGCTCGAGGGCTTGATCCCTTAAACTATTTATTGACGGAGGGGATCATCAGGAGAGCTGAAGGAAAGGAGGGATCCCTTTGTCTAGACGAGAGCCCCGACTCAAGGAAAAGCACTGGTCTCCTGATATGGAGCTCGAGATGCAGAAGGTGTGGGAGGAGGAGAATACTTACCACTTCAATCCGGGCTCTGGTAAGCCCCTCTTTTCCATAGATACGCCACCTCCCTACGCCAGCGGTAAGTGGCACATAGCTGCAGCCATCCATTATTCTCAGATCGACATGATCGCGAGGACCCAGAGGATGAAGGGTTACGAGGTCTACTTCCCCTTCGGAGTGGACAGGAACGGCCTCCCGGTGGAGGTGGAGACCGAGAAGAGGTACAAGATTAAGATGTTCGAGTACCCGAGAGAGGAGTTCCTCAAGCTGTGTAGGGAGTTCCTAGACGAGGCCGAGCAGGATATCCTCTCAATAGTCAGGAGATTGGGTATCAGCGCAGACACCAAGAACTACTTCCAGACTGATAGCGAGCAGTGGAGAGCCGTGACCCAAGCAACATTCATCGATGCTTGGAATAAGGGATATGTTTACGAGGACTACAGGCCGAACATATACTGCCCGAGGTGCAGGACCACACTAGCTGATGCGGAGGTCGAATACAAGGAGCTCCCCACTAAGCTCGTGTACCTCAAGTTCAGGGTGGAGGGGAGTGAAGAGGAGGTAGTCGTGGCAACTACTAGGCCGGAGCTCCTCCCAGCATGTAAGGCGGTCATATACAATCCTGACGATGAGAGGTACAAATGGCTGAAGGGGAAGAGGGTGGTCACGCCCCTCGGGGATGCTATACCCGTTATGGAGCACCCGTACGCTGACCCCAAATTCGGGACCGGCTTGGTGATGATATGCTCCTACGGTGACAAGATGGATGTCCAGCTCTTCAGGGAGCTCGGTCTGGAGCCGAAGATAGTGGTCAATGAGGATGGCACCCTCAACGAGAGCGCAGGTGAGTATGCGGGCCTAACTATACAGGAAGCAAGGGAGAGGATAATGGAGGATTTGGAGCGGAAGGGGCTCGTTGAGAAGGTCGAGACCATAATGCACAGGACTCCTGTGTGCTGGCGTTGCAAGACCCCTCTGGAAATAGTCCCGATGAGGGAGTATTATCTGAAGCAGGTGGATCTGGTTCCGGAACTCGAGGAATACCTTGATGTGGTGAGGTTCTACCCGGAGTGGGCGTCCAACTACTGGAGGGACTGGTTGAAGTCCGTGAGTTCCGACTGGCCCATCTCTAGGAGGAGGTACTACGCCACGGAGATACCGGTGTGGTACTGCAAGAGCTGCGGAAAGCCCGTGTTACCGCCTCCCGGCAAGTACTACCAGCCTTGGAAGGAAGACCCTCCCTACGACAGGTGCCCGCACTGCGGTTCGACGGCTGGCTTCGAGGGAGAGAGGAGGGTCTTCGACACATGGATGGACTCCTCCATCTCTCCCTTGGTCTACAACGGATTCGGTTGGGACGACAAGCTCTTCGGTAAGCTGGGATCGAGCGATCTGAGGCCTCAGGGCAAGGACATAGTGAGGACTTGGCTCCACTATACTTTCCTGAGGGTGCATCAGGTGCTAGGGAAGCCGGCCTTCAAGCACGTCTGGATATCGGGAATGGGACTGGATGCGAAGGGCAGGGCGATGCACAAGAGCTTGGGTAACATAATATACCCGTGGCCCCTGTTCAAGAAGTATGGAGCCGATGCTGTGAGGTTCTTCGGTGCGGCGGAGGCGCATCACGGCTCAGACTTCAGGATATCTGAGAGGAAGATAGAGGGGGCCTACAAATTCCTGCAGAAACTGTGGAACGTAGCCAGGTTCATCTCACAATTCGAGGAACCTGAGGAGATGCCTGAGTTGGAACCCACTGATCTCTGGATACTGGGAGAGCTGAACAGGTCTATAAGGAGAGCTCTATCAGGGTATGAGAGGTTCGACTTCTTCGATCCGGCTAACGAGGTCAGGATCTTCGTCTGGGATGTGTTCGCCCCGCACTACATAGAGCTCGTCAAGGGAAGGGCCTACGGTGATGGTGTGGGTGAAGGGAAGTCGGTGGCCGCGAGGTGGACCCTCCACTACGTCTTGAAGGCCGTGCTTAGATTAGCGGCCCCCGTCATCCCCCACATCACTGACTACATATGGAGGAGCATCTATGGAGGAACGGTCCACAGGGAGCTCTTCCCCGAGGTGAGGGAGGAGTGGGACACTGAGTACTTGAAGCTCGGGAGTAAGTTAATGGAATTCAACAGCTTGATCTGGAAGACCAAGAAGGAGAGAGGCATGAGGATGAAGGATCCAATAGGGATGGAGATCCCTATAGAACTTAAGCCGTTCGAGGAAGATCTGAGAAGTCTTCACAACATAAAGTAAGTGGCGCCGGGGGTGGGATTCGAACCCACGAGGCCCGTGAGGGCCACCGGATCTCGAGTCCGGCCCCTTGCTTCGCCGGGCGCCTGGGCCCTCTGGCTAGGGTACCCCGGCTCTACCCCGCCACTTCCTCTCTGGTCTCTGGGGCTATAAATGTTGGGGTGGTAAGATGGACGCTGCCATAGTCTTGGGGACAGCTGGATCAGGTAAGACTACCTTCACTGCGAGTTACTCCGAATGGCTGAGGAGGAGGTTCATGCCGCTCCGAAGTTGCACAGCCAACTTGGATCCGGGAGTGCTGAGCCTGCCCTACAAACCCGATTATGATGTTAGAGAGCTGGTCAGCGTGCAGGATATAATGGAAAGAGAAGGATTGGGCCCCAACGGCGCTCTGGTGAGGGCTGCGGAGATCATGGTGGCTAAAATGGATGAGATAGTCGAATCCCTATGCTCTCTCAGCTGCGATCATCTGGTGATAGACACTCCAGGGCAAATGGAGATCTTCGCCTTCAGGCCCTTGGGGAGAGTGCTGTGTGAGAGGCTCTCCTCATGCCTTAATCTGGCTGCCGTCTTTTTAGGAGATCACGAACCGGGAAGGGAACTGGAGGATGTCGTTACCTCTGCCCTGCTTGCCAAGATACTAGAACTGAAGCTCGGAGTGACTGTGATCCCCCTGCTCAACAAGATGGATATCTGGTGGGGTGAGGGGATCGAGGAGGTATGGGGGAGAGTGCTGAGGGGGGAGGTGGATGGGCTCAATACTGGCGAGGGTACCCTATCTGATGCACTGTTGGAGCTCGTGAGGGCCGTCTCCTCCTTCAAATCACCGGTCAGGGTGGTGGCCATCTCGGCTAAGGAGAGAACCAACTACCAAGAGGTTTTCGATCTTCTAAGTGAGGTGTGGTGCTCCTGCGGAGATATGACTTGATCGGCATTGACCTAGCCGTTAAGAAACCCTCCTCCTTGGCGGGTTACTCAAAAGGGAGGGGGATAGAGATATGGAGAATGACCCATCATGAGCTATTAGAGGGGGAGATTGAGGCCGAGCTCGTCGTTATAGATGCGCCCCTCTCCCTTCCCAAGGAGGGTGCCTTCAGGGACTTCGAAAGGGAGATGTTATTGAGAGGATACAGGCTCTTACCTATAAAGAATGGACCGATGAGAGAGCTAGCGATCATAGGATCTCAGCTGAAGCTTAAATTGGAGAGTATAGGGGTTAAGGTGTTGGAAACTCATCCATCCTCAGCCCTGAAGGCGATCGGAATAACTAGGCATCAAGTGGTATCCTTCCTGTCGAATATGGGCTTCATCTCAAGCCCACCTAAGAGTGAAGATGATGAGGATGCCCTGATATGCCTGTTAGTAGGTATGCTCTACCTGAAGGGAGGAATAGAGATCTATGAGGGCGAGGAGGGGTTGATGGTCCTGCCCAAGCCAGGATTGAGGCTCAGGGATTTGGATCTCACTTGAAGGAATTGAGATCACCTTTTTAGTAGCGATGGGGGTAACTGACATTAGATGGCACAGCAAGTGGAGATCGTCAGGAAGTTCTTGGGTAGGGGCTATAACATATCACCAGAGGCTTTGGCCCTCTTAATGGAGCAAGACATTGGGGAGGTAGACTCCTTACTTGATTCTATTCCTGATAAACCCGTAATAGAGTTACATGACTTGGAAGAAGCATTAAGGAGGATGAGGAGGCGCGTGGAGAGGCGAACCTCCTATGCTACTGGAGAGGTCTTGGAAGGGGTAAGCGTCATCAAATCCCCCACAAATTTGGGGGTAAAGGGAAGCCCAGAGGAATTCGTGGAACTCATGAG encodes the following:
- the sucC gene encoding ADP-forming succinate--CoA ligase subunit beta — its product is MRLLEYESKEALASKGVPIPQGEVARTPEEAAVITEKLGGRAVLKIQIPHGQRGKAGGIKVVSSPEEARQVARELLSKTFYGYKPESLLVEEPIKVKTEIYVGAIADRNARSMTFISTPYGGMEVEEIAAEHPESIEKRSVHPLLGMVPYIARALAKNASMNVPDKLREIQKVVMALWEVARDYDAMMLEINPLAVTEDGRLLALDARIEVDDNALFRHKEFEKRYYAVGNPREAEAKRKGIAYVELEGNVGTMANGAGLAMATMDLVYTFGGKPANFCDVGGGASADRVAEALELVVSNPNVKVVLINTLCGITSCVDVAEGVRKVHEKGLLKVPVVVRMSGNRAEEGKSILSELGVKATEKAVEAVKHAIELAK
- a CDS encoding geranylgeranylglyceryl/heptaprenylglyceryl phosphate synthase is translated as MSIEERIRERSRKEALLAVLLDPANLTRDQARQIASQAERGGADLIFVGGSVGAAFGLNDTILGAKEGSDLPVILFPGNVDGVSPYADAILFMSLLNSSNPYWIIQAQALAAPVVRGLGIEVMPTAYLVVEPGHTSAAGWVGWVNPIPRKKPEIALTYAMAAELLGMRWVYLEAGSGAEEPVPVEMVAAVRAKTGLGMIVGGGLRSPDQVEERVRAGADIVVVGTHIEEGGNVEEKVRSLKERTSRA
- a CDS encoding DUF99 family protein; this translates as MKRGIRILAVDDAPFNKWSDEKAFLVGLLFRELTLEVALREIVSVDGDDSTSALVRMVRHPKVREEVKVVFTHGTTFAGLNLLDMRSFYEETGVPVIAVTSKEPTDEIRDALRAAKQEWKDEILERNPPYKALETPHGTCYYSHLGLGRDEVEELLRRYSIESKLPEQLRVTDLVARLLEGLIP
- a CDS encoding valine--tRNA ligase codes for the protein MSRREPRLKEKHWSPDMELEMQKVWEEENTYHFNPGSGKPLFSIDTPPPYASGKWHIAAAIHYSQIDMIARTQRMKGYEVYFPFGVDRNGLPVEVETEKRYKIKMFEYPREEFLKLCREFLDEAEQDILSIVRRLGISADTKNYFQTDSEQWRAVTQATFIDAWNKGYVYEDYRPNIYCPRCRTTLADAEVEYKELPTKLVYLKFRVEGSEEEVVVATTRPELLPACKAVIYNPDDERYKWLKGKRVVTPLGDAIPVMEHPYADPKFGTGLVMICSYGDKMDVQLFRELGLEPKIVVNEDGTLNESAGEYAGLTIQEARERIMEDLERKGLVEKVETIMHRTPVCWRCKTPLEIVPMREYYLKQVDLVPELEEYLDVVRFYPEWASNYWRDWLKSVSSDWPISRRRYYATEIPVWYCKSCGKPVLPPPGKYYQPWKEDPPYDRCPHCGSTAGFEGERRVFDTWMDSSISPLVYNGFGWDDKLFGKLGSSDLRPQGKDIVRTWLHYTFLRVHQVLGKPAFKHVWISGMGLDAKGRAMHKSLGNIIYPWPLFKKYGADAVRFFGAAEAHHGSDFRISERKIEGAYKFLQKLWNVARFISQFEEPEEMPELEPTDLWILGELNRSIRRALSGYERFDFFDPANEVRIFVWDVFAPHYIELVKGRAYGDGVGEGKSVAARWTLHYVLKAVLRLAAPVIPHITDYIWRSIYGGTVHRELFPEVREEWDTEYLKLGSKLMEFNSLIWKTKKERGMRMKDPIGMEIPIELKPFEEDLRSLHNIK
- a CDS encoding ATP/GTP-binding protein, encoding MDAAIVLGTAGSGKTTFTASYSEWLRRRFMPLRSCTANLDPGVLSLPYKPDYDVRELVSVQDIMEREGLGPNGALVRAAEIMVAKMDEIVESLCSLSCDHLVIDTPGQMEIFAFRPLGRVLCERLSSCLNLAAVFLGDHEPGRELEDVVTSALLAKILELKLGVTVIPLLNKMDIWWGEGIEEVWGRVLRGEVDGLNTGEGTLSDALLELVRAVSSFKSPVRVVAISAKERTNYQEVFDLLSEVWCSCGDMT